TTTGGTAAATTTATTGATGCTTTTAATCTATACATTTAATAGAAACCTCCAAAAATCATCAGTATAAATCTCATTTAGCCAAAATCTAAATGATTTGGGCACAATATCAATTTTGTTTTGACTTGCTGTTTATAATATAATGTTCataatgttgctgttttataaTGGGGTGATAATTTGAGCTTGGCTGTACTCTGAAAAGAaatttaaacaagaaaaaatgctgtaaatcaTTATTACTAATGTTAATGAAGATATACTGTAGTGCAAAAGTAAGAACAGGTATTAATTTcctcagtcactcactcactcactcactcactcacttatgATATTATGACATCCAAATCCCAGATAATATCTAGTGTCAGATAATGGCGTCTATGATATTGATGCATCTCCCAGCTCTACCTACTgtatttaagtgtgtgtgtttgtgtgtgtgagcacaccCAGGGCCACTGTGTGACTgggtgactgtgtgtgtgtgtgtgtgtataaggcTGCTGGGCTGGGTGGAGGCTGTGGGGGGATACCTGCTGTCGGAGGAGGATATCAGACTGACTCAGCGGGTTTCAGCTGTCTCCAACGTGGAGGGGTCCATCTTTATGGAGGCCTCTGCGGAGCAGCTAATTCCCTCAGACAGGTAAAGGCAGAAACTCCATCCACCAGGAGAAGGATGTTATATTTTTGTTCAGGACGAACGGGCGAGGATGCTTCATTACACGTTATTACACGATACACTGAAAGGTTGTAGAGAGACGTAATGGAAGTTAAAGGCTGCTAGAGAGCACGAGTGACTGATGTTGGAGCTAAATAATGTTGTATGCAGGTTTCTCTGCTGATGCTACCGGAGTACACAGGTACTGGTCTTGTAGGTTTCACTGTAAACCCGTCAGTGCTGCTGGAGGGAATTCATTTGCATATAACACTTTCTTCTTTGCTGTCTCCTTCATTGCCTTTTCCTTAAGCTTGCCTTTGTTGCAGTCTATGTAgttcctcagtgtgtgttttcttaccAGGTCAACTGGTAGGGCAGGTGATAACCCAGTTTTAATAATCAGTTGGTTTTGTGCCTCCCAGTGCAAACTAGAGCAGCTGCTTCCTATAGAcctctcctccttttcacccaactgctgtgttgtttggtcctgtttcccaaaaccaaaccaaatgtCAAGAGAAAGCACATGTTCCTGTTTGAAGCTGGTATCACAGATATTCATCATTTACAGTCCTGACTCAGGAAGTTTTCTCTGAAGAGGGCACATGactttgttttgtcatttggcaaCTCATCCCGCTGTGGTTTtacaaatgtagaaaatatgGCACaactcattttttgtttgttttttatatgctgctccctcttttctttcatttctttttttttttacccctcaCCTGCTATCTGCCTTTTTTCTCTCGCTACTTTTTCACAGGCACATGGCTCAGGCGGACCTGAAGAACTCAACCTTCTGGCTGAGAGCGAGCGTCGGTGCCACAGTGTTCGCCGTGCTGGGCTTCGCCATGTACAGAGCACTTCTCAAGCAGCGGTGATCAGACAGCATGAGACATCAACTTCCTCCCCGGTCCCTCAGTTGACTCTGCTCCTTTCATCCTACCTGAAAGACTCAAAAGACTGGctgaccaaccaaccaaccaaccaaccaacctgGCCCATTGCCTCAGCCCCCAACTCCACCTCGTCCCCCCTTCACTCCAAACAAGAGCAAGAAACAAATGAGCTAAATCATTAAGCatataaaaagtacattttatatgtattaaaaaCTGAAGAGTCATTCTTCtgtgatttttagtttttttttgtttttgtttagggGGGGGAAAGGGCagattatttttgaaatatcacTCGTCTATCAGCCGATTTATAAAATGCTGACTTTCTGTGATCTGTTGGTCTAGGCTAGTCCAGGTCGGTCACTGGATGTTTTCAGCCAACGGTCATAAACCAGTCcgctttttgttttctctcaggtCAGTATTATTAGTCAGATGGTTGGacaccagagagaaagagagagagagaggcagccatATACAGAAACACCACAAAGGGACTTAAATCTGTTTATAGAtgtgtatatgcagtatattatgtatgtattcCCCAAGAATTTTAGGATCGGACCCCTTTAGACAGCATCACAAGCCAGAAGGAGAGCTTCAAAAAAATCGACCGGGAGCAGCTCTTCACACCTACAAGAGGTGTCGGAACAAACAGCGCTACATCTAACACTAGAAAGGTCATGGATGTCATGcacttgtttattttgtgtgttaatttattaacctgtttctttgttttctagTCTGTTTTTTTGAGTGCTTTACGCTGCACCGCATGAAACAGATGGAGggcatttttcatgtattttttgtatttagtaTTATCAAAGCTATCCTCATGGTGTATGACtatctgcttctgtttttattttaattttttttctggttttcaatTAGAGCTTTGTCCCtcattatatttttatgatattaGAGGCACTATAGAGCAAGAGATTACGCTATTAACAACAGCCAGTCAGTGCACCTCTCCCACCTTAAAACTATCAAAGTGTTTCTTCTCATTCTTCTCTTTTccagcatttacaataaagaatTGTATGATCTGGCACAACTGTATGCGTGTTATTGGGTGAGATGACAGCTAATTTCACAGCaacaaagagaataaaatggttttaaatatctgtaataaatgacatttacacCCATTGACGTCACTGTGTCCTTGTATCCTTGAGAAGAGCATTTCAAAAGTAGATGTGTAAAACGCATGACTGCAGTTTTTGTGCCTAACCGGGAGTTCTGTGAAGCAGAATAGGGAAGTGAGTGTGTGATGTGGGCTGTGAACGATACTGCTCTTAGCGTAAGAGAGGAGGAAGTCACAGGTAGACTAACTTGACACTACCGGCAGTCACAGTGTAAAATGATCTTCTGAGGGACAACATGTCAATAGATGAGAAGCTGTTGTTTGAGGGTTTcttgcagaaaagaaaagatactCTGGTAAGTTGCAAGCTGTCTTTAAACTAATTTGAACATATGCTTAATACGCTAATAAAAAGTGCATTTGGTTGTCGTCCATCTATATTTTTTATCCCTATAGAAAATAATATGGGTGACGTATTGGTTCAGGCTTCAAAACACAACCTTGTTCTTTTATACCAAGAAGAACGGCAACGCTGTGAGTAGATATTTACTGTGATAATTAAAGTTTCACATTAGTGCTTTACATTCAAAATTTCCCGCCTATTAGGTCTATTATCTCTGaagcaaaaaaataatcaaatatagATGGTTAACGTGCTAGAGGAAATTGACTTTgcaagggttttttttgttctttttaagatttcattgatttaaaaatgattgcgttgacatttttctcttcacaGTCACATTTGAGAGGATATTACTACATTTACACAGTAAGTCCTCCATTTATTACAGTTGAAATATGAGAAATTGTGCTGCTTGAAATTCTGCTTGAATAATTTAATatcatgctactttatatttcccacaacatttcagaggcacttatactttttactccactacattaaagctttaattattaattacttTCAGATTCAGCGtataatcaacaaattaattatgaTGTATTAGATTAAACAGCAAAGTAGTTCAATTAATTCCACTTTTACCTGCTTAAACTATCTGATAAAGGTACTGCTTACACATTATTCTGCTTACTTTTACTCGTAACTACATTATGGTATTGCTATGTCTACTTCAGTAAAACATCCGAgcacttcctccaccactgttGCTTTGTCTCTATTAGGacacataaaatgtatttacctAGATATCTGTCTATATCCGCTTCTCGGGTCAGGTGCAATCAGTACGAGAGGTCCAGAGAACTGACAGCAAGCGCTTTATGTTTGAGATCAACATGACCAATGGGAAGAGAAAAGTGTTGGTGAGTCTCAACTGTGGTTTGTCTGCGTTCTCAGTTCAGCTGGTAAGTCTGCAGGCTGTGAATGTGCCAGCTCTAACCAAGTCATGTCAACCATACCTCCaaaccactgtgtgtgtgtgtgtgtgtgtgtgtaggcagcAGAGACAGATGCTCTCAGAAAGGAGTGGGTAGGACAGCTATGGAAAGCAATGCATCTTTCTACCTCTGCAGTCTCAGACTCCAGAGGTACACAGTAAGTAGGAGGAGGACTTTCCCTTTGTGGCAGATCTGAATttaacctaaaaaaaacaaaacacgaATGGTCAACTAGATTTTAACTCTTGACATGCATCTAGGTGGTTGATTTCTTTAATTGCACGGTCTCCTTCACTGAGTGCACACTTTCTCTGCTCCTCAGACTCAGAGTGTGTGAGCAGCGAGAGAGACGTAACAGCAGCACACCCATCTACTCGGAGagtgacagtgtgacagagtTTCCACCTGCTCGGCCCCTCTCGGCCCCTGCTCCACCGGGCTATATCCACCACGAGAACAGCAACCTCACCTCCCCCGTCTGCCCGTCTGAGGAGCCGGACACTGAGGACGCTCCTTTCCAAAACACACTGCCAGCCTGTAACTACCAGCATCACGATGGtaaactttaaaatgatttgtacCTTTACAAGTTTCAGTGATTTGGGACATAAATCCAACATCCTCACAACAGTGAATGTGATAATGTAGAgggaacaacaacaaaacacaagttCATTTTTCAAATCACTGTAATTTAGTCGTGAATTGAGTTCACATGGTGCTAAACTCTGATTTCAGGTGACAGTCTGAATCAGTCTGAATCCGAACTGAATCTATGGTCCAGTGAGTTGAGTGATACGGAGGACAAACAAGGAGACTATGATGTTTTGCCACTCAGAAACAGTATGatcttaaatatattttaaataaataactcAACATCTCTTTTAACATAACATATAATAGTGGTCAAACGTCCAAACTGGCCTGATCATGTGTTATATGTCTTCAGAGACGTGCACCATCGACATCGACCCTTCAACAGAGACGAACGAGGGTGTGTACGACTTTCCTCTCTCTTACAAGAGAGCTTCTGACAATCAAGGTGAGATGACATGTTTTGTACAACGGCTAGCTTTTAAATAAGTGGTTATACCGAAAtaataaacagttttttttgtccatttcagACGCCACAGACAGCATCTATGACGTACCAAGCTCTCTTTTGAGACAGATGTCTGATGACactgaaggttttttttgtcttctca
The genomic region above belongs to Thunnus albacares chromosome 17, fThuAlb1.1, whole genome shotgun sequence and contains:
- the LOC122966298 gene encoding uncharacterized protein LOC122966298, whose product is MSIDEKLLFEGFLQKRKDTLKIIWVTYWFRLQNTTLFFYTKKNGNASHLRGYYYIYTVQSVREVQRTDSKRFMFEINMTNGKRKVLAAETDALRKEWVGQLWKAMHLSTSAVSDSRGTQLRVCEQRERRNSSTPIYSESDSVTEFPPARPLSAPAPPGYIHHENSNLTSPVCPSEEPDTEDAPFQNTLPACNYQHHDGDSLNQSESELNLWSSELSDTEDKQGDYDVLPLRNKTCTIDIDPSTETNEGVYDFPLSYKRASDNQDATDSIYDVPSSLLRQMSDDTEEEQPEEGAF